The Terriglobales bacterium genomic sequence GCACGTCGATCGTAAGCGCTTCGAGCGACTGCGCGACCGCTTCGAGAATCAGGAGTTCTTCGCCATGATGGTCCCGGCGATGCTCCCGCCTCCGACTCCCTTCAAGCTCTTCCTGCTTGCCGCTGGAGTGTTCGAAATGCGGCCCGCTTTGTTCATGCTTGCCATTTTCGCCGGGCGGGTGATTCGGTTTCTGATTCTTGGCTTTCTCGTGGTCAGATTCGGTCCGGGAATCGTAGTTTTGGTCACAGCGGTAATGGCCCGGCACCTGATATGGGTGATGGCAGGCTTCGTAGTCCTGATCGGATTGTTTGTCTATGAGTTCAAGTTCAGAAGGCCAAGAGCAAGTCGGAGAGAAGAGCCGGAAGAAGTTGCTTAGGCCGTTGTGGCAGCAGCTAGTCTTGAGGCCCTGCAGAATGCTGCGTCTCTACCAAGCCCGTCACAATCTTTGACTTGCCTCAGCTGCTTGCGTCCGCTGCTCCGCTTTTGAATTCTGCTAATACAACTGAATCCTCGCCCGGTGTTTCCTAACTATTGCTGGCTCGACAAATAAAGTCATTGTTCAATTCTCGCGCATTATCCGCGCACACAACACGTAAGGGAGAGGTGCTGAATGAAAGTTGCTGAGGTCATGACCACCGAAGTCGAAACAGTTCAGATGAACAGCACGTTGGAAGAAGCGGCTTCCATCATGAAAGTTGAAAACGTTGGAGCCATACCCGTGGTTGACGAAGAAGATGACCTGGTTGGCATCATCACGGATCGCGATATCGTTGTGCGCTGTGTTGCCGAAGGCAAAGACCCCGCCGACACAAACGTCGAGGAGGTGCTCAGCCATGAACTCGAGACGATTGAGCCGGATGTTGACGTGGAAGAAGCTGCACGACTCATGGCCGACAAGCAGATCCGCCGCCTGCCGGTGTGCCAGGACGGAGAATTAGTGGGTATGATTTCGATCGGCGATTTGGCGGTAAAAGCTACTCGGCCCGAAGCATCGGGTGCGGCTCTGCGCGAAATCTCGCAAGGCGTGCGAGGA encodes the following:
- a CDS encoding CBS domain-containing protein; amino-acid sequence: MKVAEVMTTEVETVQMNSTLEEAASIMKVENVGAIPVVDEEDDLVGIITDRDIVVRCVAEGKDPADTNVEEVLSHELETIEPDVDVEEAARLMADKQIRRLPVCQDGELVGMISIGDLAVKATRPEASGAALREISQGVRGGGGDSRLVTREARVRMFGSAQGGGSRAAHAAAAKFSDDEDLDLEFSDEKDLAMSEAWERHSNRHHQSSQKQKGAGGSKSKLRPITEGRPQQDLRALGQRKQAPGISNQQANDELKRNNRVVAIREDAQTGRKRRTRKAG
- a CDS encoding VTT domain-containing protein; the protein is MNAIKHILARYSHFVWSVVEPLGSWGILAVAFIDSAAFGIPLDPVVAGYVYAHPLKIWLCVFMAAFGSALGSLIPYGIGRAGGELLLLKHVDRKRFERLRDRFENQEFFAMMVPAMLPPPTPFKLFLLAAGVFEMRPALFMLAIFAGRVIRFLILGFLVVRFGPGIVVLVTAVMARHLIWVMAGFVVLIGLFVYEFKFRRPRASRREEPEEVA